From a region of the Acidimicrobiia bacterium genome:
- a CDS encoding phosphoribosyltransferase, whose protein sequence is MSEREEMDWVKYGKAARALAQMVADDGYRPDMILAIVRGGMFVAGSLGYAMAVKNLYVMNVEYYSGVDERHDLPIVLPPYVDWVDLKKAKILIADDVADTGHTLALVRETALEQVAEVRSAVLYQKSHSVVDCEYVWKHTDQWINFPWSTEPPVVDLSEGGHQALDA, encoded by the coding sequence ATGTCTGAACGCGAAGAAATGGATTGGGTTAAATACGGTAAGGCCGCTCGGGCCTTGGCCCAGATGGTGGCCGACGACGGTTATCGCCCCGACATGATCTTGGCCATCGTACGCGGCGGCATGTTTGTGGCCGGCTCGTTGGGCTACGCCATGGCAGTAAAAAACCTGTACGTCATGAACGTGGAGTACTACTCCGGGGTCGACGAACGCCACGACTTACCTATTGTGTTGCCTCCCTACGTGGACTGGGTAGATCTAAAGAAAGCCAAGATCCTCATTGCCGACGACGTAGCCGACACCGGCCATACCTTGGCTTTGGTGCGTGAAACAGCATTAGAACAAGTTGCCGAAGTGCGTTCGGCCGTGCTGTACCAGAAATCACATTCCGTAGTGGACTGCGAATACGTGTGGAAACACACCGACCAGTGGATCAACTTTCCTTGGTCAACTGAACCTCCGGTAGTAGATCTCTCCGAAGGCGGGCATCAAGCCCTCGACGCTTAA
- a CDS encoding selenium-dependent xanthine dehydrogenase, with product MVTNFDLNGQAVTTGQHANLLAALRDELGVLSPKDGCSPSGQCGCCTVLINGKARVACQTSLEKVDGATVTTLEGLGDEERLRYAEAFAAHGALQCGFCTPGIVMRAKALIDKKGAELTRSDAQRHLGAHLCRCTGYVSILDAVETLAAGETPVSLPQGGLGTSGAKYEAAELALGDRPFIDDLYPEGLLHGALHLAAHARADVLAINTTAAQALAGVHQVFTAADVPGDLKVGIIHTDWPVFIPAGGRTSYLGDVLAFVVADTRELARQAAELIEVDYRPLPVFNDPVLALASDENAVWGLDGNTLSHSTYARGDVETALASSAHVIEEIFQSQRIEHAFLEPESTMAAPTDDGNLHVWSGGQGVWDDRNQIAAVLNLPREKVTVELVSNGGAFGGKEDMSNQAQTALAAWLLQAPVRCTLSRNESFLMHAKRHPIRMAYRAGCDADGKLTGLWVRMIGDSGPYASVGMKVLERAAGHASGPYVVPNIDVEATAVRTNNPVCGAFRGFGANQAQFAMEGMMDRLAEKVGISGWEMRSRNVISPGVVWGPGQIMDDGCLGARACLDEVKEDYFQAQAAGKPVGLGLGLKNSGLGNGFNEIARAVVRFRSDGKVEVRHCWTEMGQGIHTVARQVAVEELKIESSRIEVIVDTTRELGNGQTTGSRGTLMGAGSVADACRVALADGCQEEIDYLGEYRVDWTNALEDGVENPILHSTFGYAAQMVILDPETGDVEHVVAAHDVGRAVNPLLCQGQVEGAVHMGLGYALTEGFPVDENGRPTNDTLRKLGILRPSAMPTVDVRLLECPQPDSPYGIKGVGEIGLVPTAGAAAAALRSYDGQWRNELPLNAPDQRDHWAPWDGR from the coding sequence ATCGTGACCAACTTTGACCTCAACGGACAAGCAGTCACCACCGGGCAACACGCCAACCTTTTAGCAGCGCTACGCGACGAACTTGGGGTACTTTCTCCCAAAGACGGGTGTTCACCATCGGGGCAATGCGGTTGCTGCACGGTGCTCATAAACGGTAAAGCTCGGGTGGCTTGCCAAACTTCATTAGAAAAAGTCGACGGGGCCACCGTCACCACTTTAGAAGGCCTAGGCGATGAAGAACGCCTACGCTACGCCGAAGCGTTTGCCGCCCATGGAGCCCTGCAATGCGGGTTCTGCACCCCGGGCATCGTCATGCGGGCCAAAGCCCTGATTGACAAAAAAGGCGCCGAACTTACCCGTAGCGACGCCCAACGACACCTCGGTGCACACCTTTGCCGTTGCACCGGTTACGTCTCAATTCTCGACGCCGTAGAAACCCTGGCCGCCGGTGAAACCCCGGTGTCTTTGCCTCAAGGAGGCTTAGGAACCAGCGGTGCTAAATACGAGGCCGCCGAATTGGCCTTGGGCGACCGCCCGTTCATTGACGACCTTTACCCCGAAGGGCTTTTACACGGCGCCTTGCACCTCGCCGCCCACGCCCGAGCCGACGTATTGGCCATCAACACCACCGCAGCCCAAGCCTTAGCCGGAGTTCACCAAGTGTTCACGGCCGCCGATGTTCCCGGAGACCTCAAGGTCGGCATTATTCACACCGACTGGCCAGTGTTTATCCCAGCAGGTGGCCGCACTTCATACCTCGGCGATGTGCTGGCTTTCGTAGTCGCCGATACCCGAGAACTGGCCCGTCAAGCCGCTGAACTGATCGAGGTGGACTACCGCCCGCTCCCCGTATTTAACGACCCCGTATTGGCTTTGGCCTCCGACGAAAATGCAGTGTGGGGTCTCGACGGGAACACCCTTTCGCATTCCACCTACGCCCGCGGAGACGTAGAAACAGCATTAGCATCTTCGGCCCACGTGATAGAAGAAATCTTTCAAAGTCAACGCATCGAACACGCCTTCTTAGAACCTGAATCCACCATGGCTGCCCCCACCGACGACGGCAATTTGCATGTGTGGTCCGGCGGGCAAGGAGTCTGGGATGACCGCAACCAAATCGCGGCAGTGCTTAACTTGCCCCGCGAAAAAGTCACCGTGGAGCTGGTGTCTAACGGGGGAGCGTTCGGCGGCAAAGAAGACATGTCGAACCAAGCCCAAACCGCTTTAGCGGCCTGGCTGTTGCAAGCCCCCGTGCGCTGCACGTTGTCGCGCAACGAATCATTTTTAATGCACGCCAAACGCCACCCCATCCGCATGGCCTACCGAGCCGGATGCGACGCCGACGGAAAACTCACCGGCCTTTGGGTGCGTATGATCGGCGACTCCGGCCCTTACGCCTCGGTGGGCATGAAGGTGCTGGAACGAGCCGCCGGCCACGCCAGCGGACCCTACGTAGTACCCAACATAGATGTGGAAGCCACCGCCGTACGCACCAACAACCCGGTATGCGGCGCCTTCCGAGGGTTCGGAGCCAACCAAGCACAATTCGCTATGGAAGGCATGATGGATCGCCTGGCCGAAAAAGTAGGCATCAGCGGGTGGGAAATGCGCAGCCGCAACGTGATCAGCCCCGGCGTGGTTTGGGGCCCCGGACAAATAATGGACGATGGTTGTTTGGGAGCCCGAGCGTGCCTCGACGAGGTTAAAGAGGACTACTTCCAAGCTCAAGCTGCCGGAAAACCCGTAGGGCTCGGTCTGGGCTTAAAAAACTCCGGCCTGGGCAACGGATTCAACGAAATCGCTCGAGCCGTTGTGCGCTTTCGTAGTGATGGAAAAGTAGAAGTACGTCACTGCTGGACCGAAATGGGTCAAGGCATTCACACGGTGGCCCGACAAGTAGCAGTCGAAGAACTCAAGATCGAATCAAGCCGCATCGAAGTCATCGTGGACACCACCCGAGAACTCGGCAACGGACAAACCACCGGCAGCCGCGGCACATTGATGGGCGCCGGCTCGGTAGCCGATGCCTGCCGGGTGGCTTTGGCTGACGGTTGCCAAGAAGAAATCGATTATCTCGGCGAATACCGGGTGGATTGGACCAACGCCCTCGAAGACGGAGTAGAAAACCCCATCTTGCATTCCACCTTTGGGTACGCCGCCCAAATGGTTATTTTGGATCCCGAAACCGGCGACGTAGAACACGTAGTAGCCGCCCACGATGTAGGCCGAGCGGTCAACCCACTGCTGTGCCAAGGCCAAGTTGAAGGCGCCGTCCACATGGGGTTGGGCTACGCCCTCACCGAAGGGTTCCCGGTAGACGAAAACGGCCGGCCCACCAACGACACGTTACGCAAACTCGGTATTTTACGCCCCAGCGCTATGCCCACCGTAGATGTGCGTTTGTTGGAATGTCCCCAACCCGACTCGCCCTACGGCATCAAAGGAGTAGGAGAAATCGGCCTAGTGCCCACCGCCGGAGCGGCCGCCGCCGCCCTGCGTTCTTACGACGGACAATGGCGAAACGAATTACCCCTAAACGCCCCCGACCAACGCGACCACTGGGCCCCCTGGGATGGACGCTAA
- a CDS encoding N-carbamoyl-D-amino-acid hydrolase codes for MTRMVTIGAAQTGPIQRSDTRAEVVERLIALLRQGAAAGCDLVVFPELTLTTFFPRWFVEDRAEFDHFFETEMPGPETQPLFDEAVRLQVGFHLGYAELTPDGHHYNTAILVEPTGQIVARYRKVHLPGHETHEPWRPFQHLERYYFEAGPSFDVHRAFGGLMGMAICNDRRWPETYRVLGLQGCEMALIGYNTPTHYAPDPSQDRLQGFHNHLVLQSGAYQNGMWVVGVAKAGEEEGCHLLGESAIIAPSGEIMAVCTTDGDELVVAECDLDLCVNYKETLFDFDRYRRPEVYRRIVDQTGVEIPPHLHNPEEAS; via the coding sequence ATGACCCGCATGGTTACCATCGGGGCCGCCCAAACTGGGCCCATTCAACGCAGCGACACCCGAGCTGAGGTAGTGGAGCGTCTCATCGCCTTGCTGCGCCAAGGCGCCGCCGCAGGCTGCGACCTGGTGGTGTTTCCTGAACTCACCTTGACTACTTTTTTCCCTCGCTGGTTCGTTGAAGACCGCGCCGAGTTTGATCACTTTTTTGAAACAGAAATGCCCGGGCCAGAAACCCAACCCCTTTTTGACGAAGCGGTACGCCTCCAAGTCGGGTTCCACCTGGGTTACGCAGAACTCACCCCCGACGGCCACCACTACAACACGGCCATCTTGGTGGAACCCACCGGCCAAATAGTGGCCCGCTACCGCAAAGTTCACCTCCCCGGCCACGAAACACACGAACCCTGGCGACCCTTTCAACACCTCGAGCGCTACTACTTCGAAGCCGGCCCTAGCTTTGACGTTCACCGAGCCTTCGGTGGCCTCATGGGCATGGCCATTTGCAACGACCGCCGTTGGCCCGAGACCTATCGAGTATTAGGCCTCCAAGGCTGCGAAATGGCCCTCATCGGTTACAACACCCCCACCCATTACGCCCCCGACCCCAGCCAAGACCGCCTGCAAGGGTTTCACAACCACTTGGTATTGCAATCTGGGGCCTACCAAAACGGCATGTGGGTAGTAGGAGTAGCCAAAGCCGGAGAAGAAGAAGGCTGCCACCTGCTGGGCGAAAGCGCCATCATCGCCCCCTCCGGCGAGATCATGGCTGTTTGCACCACCGATGGTGACGAGTTGGTGGTGGCCGAATGCGACCTCGACCTCTGTGTCAACTACAAAGAAACACTTTTTGACTTCGACCGGTACCGCCGCCCCGAGGTGTACCGGCGCATCGTTGACCAAACCGGAGTAGAAATCCCGCCGCATTTACATAACCCAGAGGAGGCATCGTGA
- a CDS encoding Zn-dependent hydrolase, whose protein sequence is MNHQDLRINEDRLMQRIEDLATIGPLGETGSCRLALTDEDRQGRDLVVTWMRDLSLEVTIDGIGNVTATRPGRHPGPATMTGSHIDTVATGGRYDGNLGVLAGLEVLETLSENNVETEHPMGVAFFTDEEGARFAPDMLGSLVYVGGMALEQALDIEGIDGTMVGEELERIGYRGPGPCPGTPPRAFVELHIEQGPLLEVEGTTIGAVTGVQGISWTEYTITGQSNHAGTTPMHLRHDAGYVAAKIAVTARELADRMGGRQVSTVGRINLHPDLVNVVAGQATLTVDLRNTDEALLKSAEAEIAACVEQLEQSEGVTITSRTLARFEPVVFDPQVVATVETTAQRLGHSATTMPSGAGHDAQMMARVCPTGMVFVPSKDGISHNPAEHTDQQDLAAGADVLLQTMLALDATDFNGDTA, encoded by the coding sequence GTGAACCACCAAGACTTGCGCATAAACGAAGACCGCCTTATGCAACGCATTGAGGACCTCGCGACCATCGGTCCCCTCGGAGAAACCGGCTCTTGCCGATTGGCCTTAACCGACGAAGACCGCCAAGGCCGCGACTTGGTGGTTACCTGGATGCGCGACCTGAGCTTAGAAGTCACCATTGATGGCATTGGCAACGTGACGGCCACCCGCCCCGGTCGCCACCCCGGACCAGCCACCATGACGGGCAGCCACATCGACACTGTGGCCACCGGCGGCCGCTACGACGGCAACTTGGGAGTACTCGCCGGCCTTGAAGTCCTCGAAACACTGAGCGAAAACAACGTAGAAACCGAACACCCCATGGGAGTAGCGTTTTTTACCGACGAAGAAGGCGCACGCTTTGCCCCCGACATGTTGGGCAGCCTGGTCTATGTAGGCGGCATGGCCCTCGAACAGGCCCTCGACATTGAAGGAATCGACGGCACCATGGTCGGAGAAGAACTAGAGCGCATCGGCTACCGCGGCCCCGGACCCTGCCCTGGAACACCCCCTCGAGCATTCGTGGAACTCCACATCGAACAAGGCCCACTCTTAGAGGTTGAAGGCACCACCATCGGAGCAGTCACTGGAGTACAAGGCATTTCGTGGACCGAATACACCATCACCGGGCAATCCAACCATGCCGGCACCACCCCAATGCATCTTCGTCACGATGCCGGGTACGTCGCCGCCAAAATAGCCGTCACGGCACGAGAACTGGCCGACCGCATGGGAGGCCGCCAAGTAAGCACCGTAGGACGCATCAACCTCCACCCCGACCTAGTAAACGTAGTAGCCGGCCAAGCCACCCTGACCGTCGACCTACGCAACACCGACGAAGCACTCTTAAAATCTGCCGAAGCAGAAATAGCAGCCTGCGTAGAGCAACTTGAACAAAGCGAAGGGGTGACCATTACCTCACGCACCTTGGCCCGCTTCGAACCCGTGGTCTTTGACCCCCAGGTGGTAGCCACCGTAGAAACAACCGCCCAACGCCTCGGCCACTCGGCAACCACCATGCCCTCCGGAGCCGGTCACGATGCCCAAATGATGGCCCGGGTTTGCCCAACCGGCATGGTATTCGTACCCAGCAAAGACGGCATTAGTCACAACCCGGCCGAACACACCGACCAACAAGACCTGGCCGCCGGGGCCGACGTATTATTGCAAACCATGCTGGCCCTCGACGCAACCGACTTCAACGGAGACACCGCATGA
- a CDS encoding amidase produces the protein MTETPAPDELAHLDAVGLAQRIAQGDLSPVECIQATIDRIEANNETLNAVIHKQYEQALELAASPELPDGPFRGVPMLLKDLWVEEAGQPHHFGVQALKDANFTGTTDANMVQRYKEAGFINVGRTNTPELGTVATTEPLAYGPTRNPWNPEYGTGGSSGGAAAAVASGMVPAANASDGGGSIRIPAAMCGLVGLKPSRGRISMGPREEWGLGVQHVVSHTMRDTAAIMDATAIPFLGDGVVAPDFGRPYAGQVGSNPGPLRIGIWNEHSMTAVHPDCAAATMQAAQLLESMGHQVSESHPQALDEMHAMAEAFNATWAVSSVMGLEYLSEQLGRPITQDDIEPTNWGLSSQGKSISAIDYAKAQAAMGAFRRSVLTWWEDGFDLLLTPTTAVPPPKIGELTASEDDPVRASRRSLPYAVFTSPFNTTGQPAISLPTGQSDGLPVGVQIVGAYGREDLLIAVGAQLEEAVNWSARRAAIHA, from the coding sequence ATGACCGAAACACCTGCTCCTGACGAACTCGCTCACCTTGATGCGGTGGGTTTAGCCCAGCGCATTGCCCAAGGCGACCTTTCCCCCGTGGAATGCATTCAAGCCACCATTGACCGCATCGAAGCCAACAACGAAACCTTGAATGCGGTTATTCATAAACAATATGAACAAGCGCTTGAACTGGCGGCATCGCCGGAATTACCCGATGGTCCTTTTCGGGGCGTTCCCATGCTTCTTAAAGATCTGTGGGTCGAAGAAGCCGGCCAGCCCCACCACTTTGGCGTTCAGGCCCTGAAAGACGCCAACTTCACCGGGACCACCGATGCCAACATGGTGCAGCGTTACAAAGAGGCGGGTTTTATTAACGTGGGGCGCACCAATACCCCTGAGTTAGGGACGGTCGCCACCACCGAACCATTGGCTTACGGGCCCACCCGCAACCCTTGGAACCCTGAATATGGCACCGGCGGATCATCAGGCGGGGCCGCCGCCGCAGTTGCCTCGGGCATGGTGCCGGCCGCTAACGCCAGCGACGGTGGCGGCAGCATTCGCATTCCGGCTGCTATGTGCGGGTTGGTGGGGCTAAAGCCTTCCCGAGGTCGCATCTCCATGGGCCCTCGTGAAGAATGGGGGCTCGGCGTTCAACACGTGGTGAGTCACACCATGCGCGACACGGCGGCCATCATGGACGCCACAGCTATTCCTTTCTTGGGTGACGGGGTGGTAGCCCCTGACTTTGGTCGGCCGTATGCCGGCCAAGTGGGCTCTAACCCCGGGCCGTTACGCATCGGCATTTGGAACGAACATTCCATGACCGCGGTGCACCCCGACTGTGCGGCCGCCACCATGCAGGCCGCTCAGTTACTTGAATCAATGGGACACCAGGTGAGCGAAAGCCATCCGCAGGCGTTGGACGAGATGCACGCCATGGCCGAGGCTTTTAACGCCACATGGGCGGTGAGTTCGGTTATGGGGTTGGAGTATCTCAGCGAACAGTTGGGGCGGCCTATTACCCAAGACGATATAGAGCCCACCAACTGGGGGCTAAGCAGCCAAGGAAAAAGCATTTCGGCCATCGACTACGCCAAGGCACAAGCCGCTATGGGGGCCTTCCGGCGCTCGGTTTTGACCTGGTGGGAAGACGGCTTCGACTTGCTCCTTACCCCCACCACGGCAGTACCTCCGCCAAAAATCGGCGAACTTACCGCCAGCGAAGACGACCCGGTTCGAGCCTCGCGGCGCTCTTTGCCTTACGCCGTGTTTACTTCACCGTTTAACACCACCGGCCAGCCCGCAATTTCTTTGCCTACTGGGCAATCTGATGGGTTGCCGGTTGGGGTACAAATTGTGGGGGCGTACGGGCGAGAAGACTTACTTATTGCGGTGGGTGCCCAACTTGAAGAGGCCGTCAACTGGTCGGCTCGACGAGCCGCTATTCACGCTTAA
- the pucD gene encoding xanthine dehydrogenase subunit D: MTDIQITSPVSAPRIGESAPRPDGVPKVTGAFTFSSDLWHNNMLWGGTLRSPHPSANIKSIDISGALAINGVSAVLTHTDVPGSLLYGLEHADQPVLAADVVRYEGESVAIVAADHPETVRRALAAIVVDYQVTVPLVDPEAAEAAEPIHPDGNLIRRLRLRHGDQNIQGEIQVEGTYEVGMQDQAFLGPESGLALPSEDGGVELFVSTQWLHSDRDQVAVCLGLPPEKVRFTLSGVGGAFGAREDLSLHAHLCLLALHTGRPVKMVYSREESFHGHVHRHPARMWYRHHADTEGNLLRVEARLILDGGAYASSSGAVISNATCFAAGPYLIPSADIDGSVVRTNNPPCGAMRGFGAVQTCIGHEAQMDKLAAALGMDPVELRLKNVLKSGDKLLTGQIITGTAPVAEVIKSCVEHPSTLVQSDDMMSLPGGAGRTADPQHIVRGQAMAVGFKNLLFSEGFDDYSSAICHLVDGVATITCACAEVGQGFVTLAQQITREVLGVEEVILAPAATATVGSAGSTSASRQTWMSGGAIQKACEAVRQQLLERVAAEHQVDLDDLVLADGQIVSLAGNFSLSLAAATTEPLEADIEYHHAPTYPVDENGQGNAHVSFAFAAHRAVVDVDPDLGLVKVVELTTSQDVGRLLNPLQAIGQLEGGTSQGVGLAIMEEVLVTDGHIRNASFTDYLIPTALDMPPVEIAAFIEQPEPGAPFGAKGIGEPPSISSTAAVVAALRDATKLELPRVPVRPTDIVQLESDAS; encoded by the coding sequence ATGACTGACATCCAAATCACTTCCCCGGTAAGCGCTCCCCGCATCGGTGAGTCAGCGCCCCGCCCCGACGGTGTCCCTAAAGTCACCGGAGCGTTCACTTTTTCTAGCGACCTGTGGCATAACAACATGTTGTGGGGCGGAACCCTGCGTTCCCCGCACCCCTCGGCCAACATTAAAAGCATCGACATCAGCGGCGCCTTGGCCATCAACGGGGTCAGCGCCGTACTCACTCACACCGACGTGCCCGGCTCCCTGCTTTACGGCCTTGAACACGCCGACCAACCGGTGCTCGCCGCCGACGTAGTGCGCTACGAAGGAGAATCAGTAGCCATCGTGGCCGCCGACCACCCCGAAACAGTACGCCGAGCCCTGGCAGCCATCGTGGTGGACTACCAAGTAACGGTGCCCCTCGTAGACCCCGAGGCCGCCGAAGCAGCCGAACCCATCCACCCCGACGGCAACTTGATACGCCGCTTACGTCTGCGCCACGGCGACCAAAACATCCAAGGAGAAATCCAAGTCGAAGGCACCTACGAAGTAGGCATGCAAGACCAAGCCTTCTTAGGCCCAGAATCTGGCCTAGCGCTACCCAGCGAAGACGGCGGAGTAGAACTCTTTGTCTCTACCCAATGGTTGCACTCCGACCGTGATCAAGTAGCCGTCTGTTTGGGCCTGCCGCCGGAAAAAGTTCGTTTCACCTTGTCGGGCGTCGGCGGTGCCTTTGGCGCCCGCGAAGACCTCAGCCTGCACGCCCACCTGTGCCTGCTGGCCCTCCACACCGGACGACCAGTAAAAATGGTGTACTCCCGAGAAGAGTCTTTCCACGGCCACGTGCATCGCCACCCGGCCCGCATGTGGTACCGCCATCACGCCGACACCGAGGGCAACCTGCTGCGGGTCGAAGCCCGGTTAATCCTCGACGGTGGTGCTTACGCTTCTTCCAGCGGGGCAGTCATCTCTAACGCCACCTGCTTTGCCGCCGGCCCGTACCTCATCCCCAGCGCCGACATTGACGGATCAGTAGTACGCACCAACAACCCACCCTGCGGAGCCATGCGGGGCTTCGGAGCCGTACAAACCTGCATAGGGCACGAAGCCCAAATGGACAAACTGGCCGCCGCCCTGGGCATGGACCCGGTAGAACTTCGGCTGAAAAATGTTTTAAAAAGCGGCGACAAACTACTCACCGGGCAGATCATCACCGGCACCGCCCCGGTAGCCGAAGTTATTAAAAGTTGCGTTGAGCACCCCTCAACCTTGGTGCAAAGCGACGACATGATGTCTCTTCCCGGAGGCGCCGGACGCACCGCCGACCCTCAACACATTGTGCGAGGCCAAGCCATGGCCGTGGGCTTCAAAAACCTTCTCTTTTCTGAAGGCTTCGATGACTACAGTTCGGCCATCTGCCACTTAGTTGATGGGGTAGCGACCATCACCTGTGCCTGTGCAGAAGTCGGGCAAGGGTTCGTGACTTTGGCCCAACAAATAACTCGAGAAGTCCTGGGCGTTGAAGAAGTCATCTTGGCTCCCGCCGCCACCGCCACCGTGGGGTCTGCCGGGTCCACCTCGGCTAGTCGACAAACATGGATGTCCGGGGGAGCAATACAAAAAGCCTGCGAAGCGGTGCGCCAACAACTCCTCGAACGGGTGGCCGCCGAACACCAAGTTGACCTCGATGACCTGGTGTTAGCCGACGGACAAATAGTGTCCCTGGCCGGAAACTTCTCGTTAAGCCTGGCTGCTGCTACTACAGAGCCATTAGAAGCAGACATCGAATACCACCACGCACCCACTTACCCGGTTGACGAAAATGGCCAAGGCAACGCCCACGTTTCTTTCGCCTTCGCCGCTCACCGAGCGGTGGTCGACGTAGACCCCGACCTAGGTTTGGTCAAAGTAGTTGAACTCACCACCTCTCAAGATGTGGGACGCCTCTTGAACCCATTACAAGCGATCGGGCAACTCGAAGGTGGCACCTCTCAGGGAGTCGGCTTAGCCATTATGGAAGAAGTGCTGGTCACCGACGGGCATATTCGCAACGCTTCGTTCACCGACTACCTGATACCCACCGCATTAGACATGCCACCGGTAGAAATAGCGGCCTTCATTGAACAACCCGAACCCGGCGCCCCCTTCGGAGCCAAAGGCATCGGCGAACCTCCGTCCATTTCTTCTACCGCCGCCGTAGTAGCCGCTTTACGCGACGCCACCAAACTGGAGTTGCCGCGAGTACCAGTGCGCCCCACCGACATTGTGCAATTAGAAAGCGACGCCTCGTGA
- a CDS encoding transcriptional regulator, with product MHPFLKALAPAAEALGARLLTLEELTESDLPLEWEGQVVGGLRRPDLHQALAHLLTVAEQEIGANRSVMTRIQKQQTVALLNEWGAFTLRKSVEEVAEALGVSRFTVYNYLEHAEANS from the coding sequence CTGCATCCTTTTCTTAAAGCGCTGGCCCCGGCGGCCGAAGCTTTAGGTGCTCGCTTGCTTACTCTTGAAGAACTCACCGAAAGTGACCTGCCGTTGGAATGGGAAGGACAAGTGGTAGGCGGCTTGCGGCGCCCCGATCTTCATCAAGCCTTGGCGCACCTCTTGACAGTCGCCGAGCAAGAAATCGGGGCCAACCGTTCCGTCATGACCCGTATCCAAAAGCAGCAAACGGTGGCCTTGCTAAACGAGTGGGGGGCTTTTACTTTGCGTAAATCGGTCGAAGAAGTAGCCGAAGCCCTCGGGGTCAGCCGTTTTACTGTCTACAACTATCTTGAACACGCCGAAGCAAACTCCTAA
- a CDS encoding xanthine dehydrogenase family protein subunit M: MSVTIARSLDQALEILSERPDALILAGGTDLMVQINRGYLNELSTVIAVNRIPELQGWKQQDDTLVLGAGLTYAEMEKSDFTSVAPALAQAARTVGSPQIRNAGTLGGNLGTASPAGDTLPVLAALDAVICLRSAQGARRLPILEFITGVKNNARQPGELIEEVHIPAAQGHQEFCKIGPRNAMVISVASLALIVDQQNKKVRLGLGTVGPVPLRPAEAEEHLSTNVNWAANTVSTATLNQFSALAAAAAQPIDDHRGTAAYRRHAIGVMARRTAARAFTEETP; encoded by the coding sequence ATGTCCGTAACAATTGCTCGCTCGCTAGATCAAGCATTAGAAATTCTTAGCGAACGCCCCGATGCCCTGATTTTGGCCGGCGGAACCGACCTCATGGTGCAAATAAACCGTGGCTACCTCAACGAACTTTCTACGGTCATCGCCGTAAACCGCATCCCCGAACTTCAAGGCTGGAAACAACAAGACGACACCTTGGTTTTGGGTGCTGGCCTGACCTACGCCGAAATGGAAAAAAGCGACTTCACCTCCGTAGCCCCCGCCCTCGCCCAAGCAGCCCGTACCGTCGGCTCGCCACAAATACGCAACGCCGGCACCCTCGGAGGCAACCTGGGCACCGCCTCGCCGGCGGGCGACACCCTGCCCGTGCTGGCCGCCTTAGATGCCGTGATATGCCTGCGCTCGGCCCAGGGCGCACGCCGCCTGCCCATCCTCGAGTTCATCACCGGAGTAAAAAACAATGCCCGCCAACCCGGGGAACTCATCGAAGAAGTACATATACCTGCCGCTCAAGGGCATCAAGAGTTCTGCAAAATAGGGCCCCGCAACGCCATGGTTATTTCCGTGGCCTCATTGGCTCTGATAGTGGACCAACAAAACAAAAAAGTACGCCTCGGCCTCGGCACGGTCGGTCCGGTACCCCTACGCCCCGCCGAAGCCGAAGAACACCTCAGCACCAACGTCAACTGGGCGGCCAACACCGTGTCCACCGCCACCCTCAACCAATTCTCTGCGCTGGCTGCCGCCGCTGCCCAACCAATAGACGACCACCGAGGCACCGCCGCCTACCGCCGCCACGCCATCGGCGTCATGGCTCGCCGCACCGCCGCTCGAGCCTTCACCGAGGAAACACCATGA
- a CDS encoding (2Fe-2S)-binding protein codes for MTTNHYTLKVNGKEHQVADAWTGESLLWVLRERLGLPGAKNACEEGECGSCSVRIDNEVVCGCLVLAATAVDCEITTIEGLAPEGELADVQEAFIEAGAVQCGFCTPGLLVTIDKLLETNNQPDDLTVREAISGNLCRCTGYGRILEAVNLAATKRREATS; via the coding sequence ATGACCACCAATCACTACACCTTGAAGGTCAACGGAAAAGAACACCAAGTGGCTGACGCTTGGACCGGCGAAAGCCTGCTCTGGGTGCTCCGCGAACGCTTAGGTCTACCCGGAGCCAAAAACGCTTGCGAAGAAGGAGAGTGCGGCTCGTGCTCAGTGCGCATCGACAACGAAGTGGTTTGCGGTTGCCTCGTGTTGGCCGCCACCGCCGTGGATTGCGAAATAACCACCATTGAAGGTTTGGCCCCCGAAGGCGAACTGGCAGACGTACAAGAAGCGTTTATCGAAGCCGGAGCCGTGCAATGCGGATTCTGCACCCCCGGGCTCTTGGTAACTATTGACAAACTGCTGGAAACCAACAACCAACCCGATGACCTCACGGTACGCGAAGCCATCAGTGGCAACCTCTGCCGCTGCACCGGTTACGGCCGCATCCTCGAAGCAGTCAACTTGGCCGCCACCAAACGGCGAGAAGCCACCTCATGA